The sequence atatacttatataaaatttatatcattttcttccaaattatTAACACATGTCAAATCCAGCCATATGACATTTTAGGATTCAAAAGTATAGCCTTTAACAGCTATGTGGTTAAAAGTTCAACAAGTGACTACAGAGGAAATGAATAAGAATTAACACAATACAAAGAACAAGGAAAATTTGAGTTGGCTgaaactaccagatgttcaaaaTGTCATCCACTTGACCTGGCTCCACAGTCTGTTCCTAAAAGCACATCTGATATCAACCTCGAACAGTCTTGTTTGAGTACCTAGAAAAACATCCTGAATACAACAGATACTCACTATATTTTAACTGAATGAATGACTTCTCTTCCCAAACAACTGGTTGTGCTAAAAAGGAACATAAATAAAAATCCTATGTGTAACACAAAAGAAAAGCTAAGTACTCATAGCTAgactcccacagaatccaaaaataacaaaagagagagagcctCATGAGTTTTAGGTATATCATGAAGCACAAGAAAAACACTGTGATACCTATCCCaggttcagttgagttcagttgctcagtcgtgtccagctctttgcaacctcatgaaccgcagcatgccaggcctccctgtccatcaccaactcccggagtttactcaaactcatgtccatcgagttggtgatgccatccagccatctcatcctctgtcgtccccttctcctcctgcccccaatccctcccagcatcagggtcttttccaatgagtcaactcttcacatgaggtggccaaagtattggagtttcagcttcagcatcagtccttccaaagaacacccaggactgatctcctttaggatggactggttggatgtccttgcagtccaagggactctcaagagtcttctctaacaccacggttcaaaagcatcaattctttggcactcagctttctttacagtccaactctcacatccatacatgaccactggaaaaaccatagtcttgactagatggacctttgttggcaaagtaatgtctctgctttttaatatgctgtctaggttggtcataactttccttccaagtagtaagcgtctgttaatttcatggctgcaatcaccatctgcagtgattttggagccccaaaaaataaagtcagccactgtttccactgtttccccatctatttcccatgaagtgatgggaccggatggcatgatcttcgttttctgaatgttgagctttaagccaaccttttcactctcctctttcactttcatcaagaggtttttcagttcctcttcactttctgccataagggtcatgtcatctgcatatctgaggttattgatatttctcccggcaatcttgattccagcttgtgcttcctccagcccagcgtttctcatgatgtactctgcatataagttaaataagcagggtgacaagatactgccttgacgcactccttttcctatttggaaccagtctgttgttccatgtccagttctaactgttgcttcctgacctgtatataggtttctcaagaggtgggtcaggtggtctgatattcccatctcttgaagaattttccatagtttattgtgatccacacagtcaaaggctttggcatagtcaacaaagcagaaatagatatttttctggaactcttgcttgtttgatgatccagcggatgttggcaatttgatctctggttcctctgccttttctaaaaccagcttgaacatctggaagttcacggttcacgtattgctgaagcctggcttggagaattttgagcattactttactagcatgtgagatgagtgcaattgtgaggtagtttgagcattctttgggattgcccttctttgggattggaatgaaaactgatcttttccagtcctgtggccactgctgagttttccaaatttgctggcatattgaatacagcactttcacagcatcgtctttcaggatttgaaatagctcaactggaattccatcacctccactagctttgttcgtagtaatgctttctaaggtccacctGATACCTAGATCCCTGTCTAGACATAGCCAAATATGTTCATTCTGTCCTTCATATAAAAGGGCCTAGGACTGAAATAAAAGCATACCATGTCCCTCTTTCTGAACTTTagaatcttgtttaaaaaaaaaagttttcagtaGAGTTTGATTTCAGGTatgaaatttctgttttaaaccATGCATAACCTTAAGCATGATTAAAATCTGCTCTTGATCCAAAACCAGGTCTGCTTTAATGACAAAAGTAGAAGCTGTCCCCTGTAATCCATTTTTGTCTCACTGACTTGGATATAACAAGTAAATGTGGGTGAGCTGTGATTTTCTCCAAAATTGTTTCAGTAATATTTCATCCCTTCTCTTCATCTATGTCTAAGAATTTTTCAAGGATGATTATGGGAAATAAATGATCAACATGAGCTGCTTAAACACAATGGCTCTTATATTCTTTATGAATAATTTCTTATTTACCTGGCTGCTCTAGAACACTGAATTCTGAATTACTCAGAAGGTCCAATGTTTTCATTACTCGCTGCAAGTATTTGCAGCTAAAGAATGGAACAGATACAAGAAAGCGGGAGTCAACTAGTAGAAAGTCTGAATATGAACCCAAAGAGCTCACACAAGGGggcaatttttcaaaatttaaaataaagcatttacggataaccaacaaggataacttactatatagcacatggaactcttctcaatgttaTGAGGCAGACTGGATGGGTGGATGCGAGGACAGTTTGGGGAAATATGGATACACGTACAtgggctgagtcccttcactgttcatctaaaactatcacaatattgttaatcggctataccccaatataaaaataaaaagtttttaaaaaaattaagtatcttATGTAATTGCaccttataaaatgaaaaatgatccaTAATATTTTTGACTAGTAATCTCTAATACACAGCTTTGTGACATCAGTAATGGCATCTATAGTGACTCTGAgactcactctcctcttttgcaaGTCAGGGAGGTGGGACTGGATGACCTCCAAGATCATTTACAGATTGATTTACAGCTTTTACAATTTTACATTCTTgagtttcttataaaaatatttttaaagtcttctaaATAAGCACATTTAAAGTTGATAAAACTAATACGGAgattcttggaggaaaaaaatacactgaatttTCACCACCCACTTTTTACCATGACCAATATCAAAATGGCAGTAGATTCCTTTGTGTTCTGACTGTATATTCTAAGATAATATCCATTTATTCCTCTCTTACCCAGCCAATTAGGAAGACTCTATTTAAATTAACAGACTgtgatttataaaaatgttacaCACAGCCCTAGAcctttcaaaaacatcaatagtcatcttctctgttgttgttgtttttctggctgtgccacacaacttgggggatcttagttccccgactagggattgaacttgggcctccTGCAGTAGAAAccaaaccactggactgtcagggaattcccaatttCCGAATCTCAGTTTGAAACATACATGTCATTTTGTGGGCACCACCAACCAGACCTTTTAAAGTGATAGGCCCTATCCTGGAGCCTTCCCAACTCATACTCTTCCCCAAAGAAGCACCTCGGTGATACTGTTTGGGACAAAATCATAGACTTATCAAGGTTAAAACCGACTCAATCTCTAAATTCCAAAGAAAAACCTTATTGAGATTGTCAGTGACTGGATggtaacaaaattaaaatttcatgaaagTGGGAAGAGGGTTAGTAACATTTGGTTGTTTATATATTTGACATTCACTGGGATGGAATCTAGTCTTTATCACTGTAGCTAAATAAACCAGATATGACCTAAGGAAACTCAGAAAATGTAAACAGCTTTCTTGTCTTGTTACAGGATTTCAGATACAGGATTTAACTAATTTGGTTAGTTCAGGGTATTTTTCTGGGCctaaaaagtttgtttttgaGGTCTGCTAGTTTACTGATAATCTCTGTAAGAAAGTATCTCAGCTGCCTAACATCTCCAAAGACATTCAGAAAATGCTCTCTGCTCCAGTTAGAAAATGCCATGGGAGTTCCAAGAATAGAAAACAACCACCAGGGTACTTAGCACTAGTTTGACAGAACTTGGCTCAGATCTGGGATTCAAAGCAAGTCCTCCAACTATGGTTCTGTACTGTGCTGAGGTGCcttcatgtaattttttaaaacaaaattcacaaaataaGTTTATAAAAACTGTGTTCTTTATAAGAACCAGTAAATGATCTTCAAACAAcagaatttgaatttctctatTTAGCAATGAGAAAGTCAAGATCACCTTCTCAAACCTCATGCTTCGCTGAATCATAATAGGGAACATAGAGGGAAAGCAGTCTGTTTCCAGGTACTGATTCAGGAGGTAAACTCCAAGGAACACATCATGCTTGTCAGGAAGAAACACCCCTGGgcaagaaatctttaaaaaagagagagagagagaagggattgttttgttttgttttgtaaaggCTCTATTTTCCATAACCTCCCACAATGTCAaatccgcccccccacccccaccccaacctccgCACCACCACCATCTTCTCTCATAGCActaccctcccctctcctccccttgcgCAAATTGGAAATTCCAGTTTCCTCCCACGTCTCCGCCAGGTGTCACAATCGTTCTctccctggctcctctgcccgcCCCTCTAGGATGGTAGTGCGGAAGCGGAAGAGGCTGCAAGGCTGGGAACCTTCTTCTTAAGCCGGTCAGGTACTGCGGTTCGCGCCGCTCGCCGAGATGCAGAGCACACGAAGGAACACCGAGGGACGCCCGCTGGGCACCTGCGACCCCAGCAGCAGCGGCAGTCCGGCCCACGGCGGCGGCAGCAGGTTCGAGTTCCAGTCCCTGCTCAGCAGCCGCGCGCCGGGCGCCGACCCCACCAACGCCCGTCTCCGCGCGTCTGAGAGCCCAGTGCACCGCCGCGGTTCGTTCCCCTTGGCTGGGGCGGGCTCCTCCCCGGCGCCCCCGCCCCAGGTGCCCGAGGAGGACCGCATAGATCTGAACCCTTCCTTCCTGGGCATCGCCCTGCGCTCCCTCCTGGCCATCGACCTGTGGCTGTCCAAGAAGCTGGGGGTGTGCGCGGGGGAGAGCTCGTCCTGGGGCAGCATGAGGCCCCTTATGAAGCTGCTGGAGATCTCGGGACACGGCATCCCCTGGCTGCTCGGCACCCTCTACTGCCTGTCCAGGAGCGACAGCTGGGCCGGGCGCGAGGTGCTGATGAACCTGCTCTTCGCCCTGCTGCTGGACCTGCTGCTGGTGTCCCTGATCAAGGGGCTGGTCCGCAGGCGCCGCCCGGCCCACAACCAGATGGACATGTTTTTCACTGTGTCCGTGGACAAGTATTCCTTCCCTTCAGGCCATACCACCAGAGCCGCCCTGGTGTCGC is a genomic window of Cervus canadensis isolate Bull #8, Minnesota chromosome 14, ASM1932006v1, whole genome shotgun sequence containing:
- the PLPP6 gene encoding phospholipid phosphatase 6: MQSTRRNTEGRPLGTCDPSSSGSPAHGGGSRFEFQSLLSSRAPGADPTNARLRASESPVHRRGSFPLAGAGSSPAPPPQVPEEDRIDLNPSFLGIALRSLLAIDLWLSKKLGVCAGESSSWGSMRPLMKLLEISGHGIPWLLGTLYCLSRSDSWAGREVLMNLLFALLLDLLLVSLIKGLVRRRRPAHNQMDMFFTVSVDKYSFPSGHTTRAALVSRFILNHLVLAIPLRVLVVLWAFILGLSRVMLGRHNVTDVAFGFFLGYMQYSIVDYCWLSPHTAPVLFVLWNQP